The Fragaria vesca subsp. vesca linkage group LG2, FraVesHawaii_1.0, whole genome shotgun sequence genome includes a window with the following:
- the LOC101293643 gene encoding 3-oxo-Delta(4,5)-steroid 5-beta-reductase-like isoform 1 — MSWWWAGAIGAAKKKFGPDDEPPKYQSVALVLGVTGIVGNSLAEILPLPDTPGGPWKVYGVARRPQPQWNADHHIQYIQCDLSDSEQTETELSQLTDVTHIFYVTWASKPSEAENCEANGKMLSNVLNAVIPNAPNLQHICMQTGRKQYVGPFEMFGKIEPHEPPYVEDTSRLDCPNFYYVMEDILFEEVKKKEGLTWSVHRPGIIFGFSPYSLINTIGSLCVYAAICKHEGQPLRFPGSKGTWEGFWDASDADMIAEHEIWAAVEPYAKNEAFNCSNGDVFRWKHLWGILADQFEVESGGVDEELRVEEMMKDKGPVWDEIVRKHDLVPSKLEEVGNWWLVDIIFRIGVDSSMDSMNKSREHGFVGFRNSKTSFLSWIDKMKSYRIVP; from the exons ATGAGCTGGTGGTGGGCAGGAGCCATAGGAGCTGCAAAG AAAAAGTTTGGTCCAGACGATGAACCGCCCAAGTACCAGAGCGTGGCACTAGTACTTGGTGTCACCGGAATCGTCGGAAACAGCCTTGCCGAGATTCTTCCGCTGCCTGACACTCCCGGCGGGCCGTGGAAGGTCTACGGCGTGGCAAGGCGCCCCCAGCCGCAGTGGAACGCTGACCATCATATTCAGTACATCCAGTGTGACCTCTCTGACTCTGAACAGACAGAGACAGAGCTCTCCCAGCTCACTGATGTCACTCACATTTTCTATGTGACATGGGCGAGCAAACCATCTGAAGCTGAGAACTGTGAAGCCAACGGAAAGATGTTGAGTAATGTCTTGAATGCTGTGATCCCAAACGCGCCGAATTTGCAGCACATATGTATGCAGACAGGTCGGAAGCAATACGTAGGTCCGTTTGAGATGTTTGGGAAAATCGAACCGCATGAGCCACCATATGTCGAAGACACGTCGAGGCTTGATTGCCCGAATTTCTACTATGTGATGGAGGATATTCTGTTTGAGGAGGTGAAGAAGAAGGAGGGGCTGACATGGTCTGTGCATAGGCCGGGAATCATATTCGGGTTTTCGCCTTATAGCTTGATAAATACGATTGGGAGTTTGTGTGTTTACGCTGCGATTTGTAAGCATGAAGGGCAGCCGTTGAGGTTTCCGGGGAGTAAAGGAACTTGGGAGGGGTTCTGGGATGCTTCTGATGCAGATATGATTGCTGAACATGAGATATGGGCAGCTGTGGAGCCTTATGCCAAGAATGAAGCTTTCAATTGCAGCAATGGGGATGTGTTCAGGTGGAAGCATTTGTGGGGGATTTTGGCTGATCAGTTCGAGGTCGAGTCTGGTGGAGTTGATGAGGAGTTGAGGGTAGAGGAGATGATGAAAGATAAAGGGCCAGTGTGGGATGAGATTGTGAGAAAGCATGATTTGGTGCCTTCCAAATTGGAAGAAGTTGGGAACTGGTGGCTGGTGGATATTATATTTCGGATTGGGGTTGATTCGAGTATGGACAGTATGAATAAGAGCAGAGAGCATGGTTTTGTTGGCTTTAGGAACTCGAAAACTTCCTTCCTTTCTTGGATTGACAAGATGAAGTCTTACAGAATTGTTCCTTGA
- the LOC101294120 gene encoding pentatricopeptide repeat-containing protein At5g02860-like: MADKMALPLLLPNPPPSSSKPFFPNHHQTQNPSPPPPLPPPPPPPITPILHELLSSPQSQHPSYPRSRTRIGRSRDSNRGKPWSHHRLSSQGQHILDSLINSPFDSSKLDEQLHSLVELHRDEFGSSLDSLSLDVLGIVKGLAFYKKFELAVSVFEWFRKRDDCSYILSGSVVSVVISILGKMGRVSSAASLFRSLHKDGFDLDVYAYTSLITACASNGRYREAVSVFKKMEEEGCKPTLITYNVVLNVYGKMGTPWHKIKAIVEGMKSAGIAPDSYTYNTLITCCRRGSLYVEAAEVFEEMKAAGFAPDKVTYNALLDVYGKSRRTKEAMEVLKDMELNGFSPSIVSYNSLISAYARDGLLEEAMALKSQMVERGIKPDVFTYTTLFSGYEKAGKDEAAMRVFEEMRGSGCKPNICTFNALIKMHGNRGKFTEMMNVLEEINACKCTPDIVTWNTLLAVFGQNGMDSEVSGVFREMKRAGFVPERDTFNTLISAYSRCGSFDQAVEVYKSMQEAGITPDLSSYNAVLAALARGGLWEQSEKILAEMKNGRCKPNELTYSSLLHAYANGKEMERMHILAEEIYSAVIEPHAVVLKTLVLVFSKSDLLLETEHAFLELRKKGFSPDITTLNAMLSIYGRRQMVSKASEILRFMNEMGYTPSLTTYNSVMYMYSRSEDFEKSETFLREIMEKGIKPDIISYNTVIYAYCRNGRMRDASRIFSEMGASGISPDVITYNTFVASYAADSLFVEAIDVVRYMIKHGCKPNQNTYNSIVDWYCKHNRQDEGKKFVDNLRELDPHIATGEDSRLLDRIRNKWS; encoded by the coding sequence ATGGCTGACAAAATGGCTCTCCCTCTTCTCCTCCCTAACCCACCTCCCTCCTCCTCTAAGCCCTTCTTCCCCAACCACCACCAAACCCAAAACCCATCTCCACCACCACCTCTCCCTCCACCTCCACCACCACCCATCACCCCAATTCTCCATGAACTCCTCTCCTCCCCACAATCCCAACACCCCTCTTATCCCAGAAGCCGCACGCGCATCGGCCGCTCGCGTGACTCCAACCGCGGCAAGCCCTGGTCCCACCACCGTCTCTCCTCCCAAGGTCAGCACATCCTAGACTCCTTAATCAACTCACCCTTTGACTCCTCTAAGCTAGATGAACAGCTTCATAGTCTAGTTGAGTTGCATAGAGATGAGTTCGGGTCTAGCTTGGATTCTTTGTCTTTGGATGTTCTGGGTATTGTTAAAGGCTTGGCTTTTTACAAGAAATTCGAGCTGGCTGTGAGTGTGTTTGAGTGGTTCAGGAAGCGTGATGATTGTAGCTACATTTTGAGTGGTTCTGTTGTGTCTGTGGTTATTAGCATTCTTGGGAAAATGGGCCGGGTTTCGAGTGCCGCTTCGTTGTTTAGGAGTTTACATAAGGATGGATTTGATCTTGATGTTTATGCTTACACCTCTTTGATTACTGCTTGTGCTAGTAATGGGAGGTACAGGGAGGCGGTTTCGGTTTTTAAGAAAATGGAGGAGGAGGGGTGCAAGCCCACTTTGATAACTTACAATGTGGTTTTGAATGTGTATGGGAAAATGGGTACTCCTTGGCATAAGATAAAAGCTATTGTTGAGGGCATGAAGAGTGCCGGGATTGCCCCGGATTCTTATACTTATAACACGCTGATAACTTGTTGTCGGCGGGGGTCTTTGTATGTAGAGGCTGCTGAGGTTTTTGAGGAGATGAAAGCAGCAGGGTTTGCACCTGATAAGGTCACGTATAACGCGTTGTTGGATGTTTATGGGAAGTCTCGGAGGACTAAGGAAGCAATGGAGGTGTTGAAAGACATGGAGCTTAATGGGTTTTCCCCAAGCATTGTGTCTTACAATTCATTGATATCAGCTTATGCAAGAGATGGTTTGTTGGAGGAAGCAATGGCCCTGAAAAGCCAGATGGTGGAAAGGGGGATTAAACCTGATGTTTTTACCTACACCACCCTTTTCTCAGGATATGAGAAGGCTGGGAAGGATGAGGCTGCAATGAGGGTCTTTGAGGAGATGAGAGGTTCTGGTTGCAAGCCAAACATTTGTACCTTTAATGCCCTTATCAAGATGCACGGAAATAGGGGAAAGTTCACAGAAATGATGAATGTTCTTGAAGAGATAAATGCATGTAAGTGCACCCCGGATATTGTTACTTGGAATACACTTTTGGCAGTATTTGGCCAAAATGGGATGGACTCAGAAGTGTCGGGGGTGTTCAGAGAGATGAAGAGGGCAGGATTTGTACCTGAGAGGGATACTTTTAACACCCTAATCAGTGCATACAGCCGATGTGGTTCTTTTGACCAAGCCGTGGAGGTGTATAAGAGTATGCAAGAAGCTGGAATTACCCCAGACCTTTCCTCATATAATGCTGTTTTGGCAGCATTGGCTCGAGGTGGGCTTTGGGAACAGTCTGAGAAAATACTTGCTGAAATGAAGAATGGTCGTTGCAAACCCAATGAGCTTACATATAGTTCTCTTCTCCATGCTTACGCCAATGGCAAAGAAATGGAACGCATGCATATCTTGGCTGAAGAAATATACTCTGCTGTAATTGAACCGCATGCTGTGGTCTTAAAGACACTTGTTCTTGTTTTTAGTAAGAGCGACCTCTTGTTGGAAACAGAACATGCCTTCTTGGAACTGAGAAAGAAAGGGTTTTCACCTGACATAACTACACTGAATGCCATGTTATCAATATATGGTCGGAGGCAGATGGTCTCAAAAGCAAGTGAGATATTGAGATTCATGAATGAAATGGGTTACACTCCTAGCTTGACGACATACAATAGTGTGATGTATATGTACAGTCGCTCAGAAGATTTTGAGAAGTCGGAAACTTTTCTAAGGGAGATTATGGAGAAGGGAATAAAGCCGGATATAATTTCCTACAATACTGTTATCTATGCTTATTGTAGAAATGGTCGTATGAGAGACGCTTCACGGATATTCTCAGAGATGGGTGCTTCCGGGATTTCTCCAGATGTAATCACTTACAACACCTTTGTGGCAAGTTATGCAGCCGATTCATTGTTTGTTGAAGCCATTGATGTGGTACGGTACATGATTAAGCATGGGTGCAAACCTAACCAGAATACATACAACTCCATTGTAGATTGGTACTGCAAGCACAATCGACAAGATGAGGGAAAGAAGTTTGTTGACAACCTTCGCGAACTTGATCCACATATTGCGACGGGGGAGGACAGCAGATTACTAGACCGTATTAGAAATAAATGGTCATAA
- the LOC101294411 gene encoding uncharacterized protein LOC101294411 yields the protein MALSTGLITSTTFLSGESSSPLAKPSLRFAYPTFPASLRMSPRTPTLLAAVSKQAGAAATTPREPRGIMKPRKVSPEMQALVGVPEISRTQALKVIWAHIKGNNLQDPENKRIIVCDDKLKKIFAGKDRVGFLEVAGLITPHFL from the exons ATGGCGTTGTCAACCGGCCTCATCACCTCCACCACCTTCCTCTCCGGCGAGTCCTCGTCGCCGCTGGCCAAGCCTTCTCTCAGGTTCGCCTACCCCACCTTCCCTGCTAGCCTCCGCATGTCCCCCCGCACCCCAACCCTCCTCGCCGCCGTGTCCAAGCAGGCGGGCGCCGCCGCCACCACGCCGCGGGAGCCACGTGGCATCATGAAGCCGCGCAAGGTTTCGCCGGAGATGCAGGCTCTTGTCGGCGTCCCTGAGATTTCTCGCACCCAAGCTCTCAAGGTCATCTGGGCCCACATTAAGGGCAACAATCTTCAG GACCCTGAAAACAAGAGGATCATTGTTTGTGATGACAAGCTGAAGAAGATTTTTGCAGGCAAGGACCGAGTTGGCTTTCTTGAGGTTGCTGGACTCATCACCCCGCATTTCCTTTGA
- the LOC101294432 gene encoding probable E3 ubiquitin-protein ligase ARI8-like, with translation MDYESDDGYGSAESGNDEALNYDDDLQLDEDDKVDEYGESRCSLENYTVLKEEEIAKLQDSCTADVSTVLSISKSDACLLLPRFHWRVEELKDEWFADEDKVREDAGLLKKPIVEHNARANLRIACGICFEEYNYDRFILSASCGHPFCRDCWAGYISTTICDGGPACVRLRCPEPSCNAAVGPDLIEKVLLNSNRGAEHGKYKTYLLRSYVEDQKNIKWCPSPDCNYAIQFHALGGLMVSYDVSCLCSHRYCWNCIEENHCPVDCETVGKWILKNKDDSQNTQWILVNSKPCPKCKRPIEKNQGCNHMTCSPPCGYQFCWLCLGPNKSYSGCYCNRFRQGSIDNPETSMNTDEKARKKAKMYLERYIHYYERWETNGRSKKKALEDFNKVKTEHIKQLGEIQGNTREHEYDFIIEAWQQIIDCRQVLRWTYAYGYYLPEDTAAKKHLFECLQGYAEFSLERLHNCAESELQPLLVSSSSAADEDFKKFKTKLMGLTKVTGTYFKKLVTALEEGLPETLQYGAGAAFKEIDWACDQCTYINVGSAVNCEVCFEENPKGCWSCERCTLSNPATRTRCLVCDNTEDVDQGVV, from the coding sequence ATGGACTATGAAAGTGATGACGGCTATGGATCCGCAGAGAGTGGCAATGACGAAGCATTGAACTACGATGACGATCTTCAACTGGATGAAGATGATAAGGTCGATGAGTATGGTGAGAGTAGGTGTTCACTGGAAAATTATACTGTTTTGAAAGAAGAAGAAATTGCAAAACTTCAGGATAGTTGTACCGCAGATGTCTCTACTGTTCTCTCCATATCCAAGTCCGATGCGTGCTTACTACTCCCTCGCTTTCATTGGAGGGTTGAAGAACTTAAGGATGAATGGTTTGCCGATGAAGATAAAGTTAGAGAAGATGCAGGTTTGTTGAAGAAACCTATAGTGGAACATAATGCTAGGGCAAATCTAAGAATTGCTTGCGGAATTTGTTTTGAAGAGTACAACTATGATCGGTTTATTTTATCTGCCTCTTGTGGCCATCCTTTTTGTCGAGATTGCTGGGCAGGTTATATTAGCACAACAATCTGTGATGGTGGTCCGGCTTGTGTGAGGCTAAGGTGTCCTGAACCATCATGTAATGCAGCAGTTGGTCCTGATTTGATCGAAAAGGTGTTGTTGAACTCAAACCGAGGAGCTGAGCATGGCAAGTACAAGACATATCTGTTAAGATCTTACGTCGAAGATCAGAAGAACATCAAGTGGTGTCCTTCCCCGGATTGTAACTACGCAATTCAGTTTCATGCTTTGGGTGGATTAATGGTGTCATATGATGTTTCGTGTCTTTGCTCGCATAGATATTGTTGGAATTGTATTGAAGAGAATCATTGTCCGGTGGATTGTGAAACTGTGGGGAAGTGGATATTGAAGAACAAGGATGACTCTCAAAATACACAATGGATACTGGTTAATTCCAAGCCTTGTCCCAAATGCAAAAGACCAATTGAGAAGAACCAAGGCTGTAATCATATGACTTGCAGTCCTCCCTGTGGGTACCAGTTTTGTTGGTTATGCCTCGGGCCAAATAAAAGTTACTCTGGTTGCTATTGCAATAGGTTTAGGCAGGGGTCAATTGATAATCCTGAGACGTCTATGAATACGGATGAGAAGGCAAGGAAGAAGGCAAAGATGTACTTAGAGAGATACATTCATTATTATGAAAGGTGGGAAACCAATGGAAGATCAAAGAAAAAAGCTCTGGAGGATTTTAATAAGGTGAAGACCGAGCACATTAAGCAACTTGGGGAGATACAAGGTAACACAAGAGAGCATGAATACGATTTTATCATAGAGGCCTGGCAACAGATTATTGACTGCAGGCAAGTATTGCGATGGACCTATGCGTATGGCTACTACCTGCCTGAGGATACTGCCGCTAAGAAGCACCTTTTCGAGTGTTTGCAAGGCTATGCTGAGTTCAGTCTCGAAAGGCTTCACAACTGCGCCGAGAGTGAACTACAACCGCTTCTGGTCTCATCATCATCGGCAGCTGATGAAGATTTCAAAAAGTTCAAGACAAAACTCATGGGGCTGACAAAGGTGACCGGAACTTATTTCAAAAAGTTGGTTACTGCGTTGGAGGAGGGGCTTCCGGAGACGCTTCAATATGGAGCTGGAGCTGCTTTCAAGGAGATTGACTGGGCATGTGACCAATGTACCTATATCAATGTAGGGTCTGCCGTTAACTGTGAAGTATGTTTTGAGGAAAATCCAAAAGGTTGCTGGTCTTGTGAGCGTTGTACACTTTCGAATCCGGCGACTAGAACCAGGTGTCTGGTGTGTGATAATACCGAAGATGTTGATCAGGGTGTAGTTTAG